From one Streptomyces sp. R41 genomic stretch:
- a CDS encoding acetyl-CoA C-acyltransferase, whose translation MRPVHFAAARRTPIGKLRGALSSVRPDDLAATVVRGLVAEVPALDPARIDDVYWGAANQAGEDNRNVARMAALLAGLPESVPGATVNRLCASGLEAVTTAARAIAAGEADIVLAGGSESMSRAPFVLPRPDEALPPRIETIDTRLGWRLVNPAMKELHGLLSMGETAEEVAERYGVSRERQDAFALRSHQRAADARKNGHFDAELLPVERPDGVVVDSDECVREDTSLDKLSRLKPVFREGGTVTAGNASPMNDGAAGVLLVSEEALNELGLESLGRYVAGASAGVHPDVMGIGPVPATQKALGRVGWSIGDIEEAEFNEAFAAQALASVDRLGIDPDLVNPTGGAIALGHPLGCSGARILTTLLHRMRRTGAARGLATMCVGVGQGSAVLIERG comes from the coding sequence TCCCGTCCACTTCGCGGCCGCCCGCCGCACCCCCATCGGCAAGTTGCGCGGAGCCCTGTCCTCCGTGCGGCCCGACGACCTCGCCGCGACCGTCGTCCGCGGCCTGGTCGCCGAGGTGCCCGCGCTCGACCCGGCCCGCATCGACGACGTCTACTGGGGCGCCGCCAACCAGGCGGGCGAGGACAACCGCAATGTGGCCCGGATGGCCGCGCTGCTCGCCGGGCTGCCCGAGTCCGTGCCCGGCGCCACGGTCAACCGGCTCTGCGCCTCCGGCCTCGAAGCGGTCACCACGGCGGCCCGCGCCATCGCCGCCGGCGAGGCCGACATCGTGCTCGCCGGCGGTTCCGAGTCCATGAGCCGCGCCCCCTTCGTCCTGCCCCGCCCCGACGAGGCCCTGCCGCCCCGCATCGAGACCATCGACACCCGGCTCGGCTGGCGTCTGGTCAACCCCGCGATGAAGGAGCTGCACGGGCTCCTGTCGATGGGGGAGACCGCCGAGGAGGTCGCCGAGCGGTACGGCGTCTCGCGCGAGCGCCAGGACGCGTTCGCGCTGCGCAGCCACCAGCGCGCCGCGGACGCCCGCAAGAACGGGCACTTCGACGCCGAACTACTGCCCGTGGAGCGTCCCGACGGTGTCGTCGTCGACAGTGACGAATGCGTACGGGAGGACACCTCGCTCGACAAGCTGTCCCGCCTCAAGCCGGTGTTCCGCGAGGGCGGCACGGTCACCGCGGGCAACGCCTCGCCGATGAACGACGGCGCGGCCGGAGTCCTGCTGGTCAGCGAGGAGGCCCTGAACGAACTGGGGCTGGAGTCCCTCGGACGCTATGTCGCCGGCGCCTCGGCCGGCGTCCACCCCGACGTCATGGGCATCGGCCCCGTCCCCGCCACGCAGAAGGCACTCGGGCGCGTCGGCTGGAGCATCGGTGACATCGAGGAGGCCGAGTTCAACGAGGCGTTCGCGGCGCAGGCCCTCGCCAGCGTGGACCGCCTGGGCATCGACCCGGACCTCGTCAACCCGACCGGCGGCGCCATCGCCCTCGGCCACCCGCTCGGCTGCTCGGGCGCCCGTATCCTCACCACTCTGCTGCACCGCATGCGCCGCACGGGAGCCGCGCGCGGCCTGGCCACGATGTGCGTCGGCGTCGGCCAGGGCAGCGCCGTCCTGATCGAGCGCGGCTGA
- a CDS encoding RNA-guided endonuclease InsQ/TnpB family protein yields MKLVVQVKLLPTPVQASVLEATLRACNEAATWVSEIAFVRGEFKNFALRKLTYGEVKSRWNLGAQAAQHAIKKTCDAYIVLKANLTAGNLGQVGSRRYRRATEKPIAFRPQGAQPYDDRMLSWQIPDRTVSIWTVAGRLRGVAFTASPEQLATLALYRKGESDLLERDGMWFLNATCEVPETELNPTPVDFVGVDLGIVNIATTSDGEIMAGRELNRIRVRERGLRAKLQKKNTPSAKRRAKKRRGKEARRARDINHKIAKHVVAEAERTGRGIALEDLTGIRERVRLRKPQRATHSSWSFAQLGAFIGYKARRAGVPVVYVDPAYTSRTCAECGHLDRANRVSQAWFACRNCGFVDHADRNGSRNIRARAWELWRRGVTSTAPAPSRTPPSGAGRKRHITASDARCASPSP; encoded by the coding sequence GTGAAGTTGGTGGTGCAGGTGAAGCTGCTGCCGACGCCTGTGCAGGCGTCGGTGCTTGAGGCGACCCTGCGGGCGTGCAACGAGGCCGCCACCTGGGTGAGCGAGATCGCCTTCGTGCGCGGGGAGTTTAAGAACTTCGCCCTGCGCAAGCTCACTTACGGCGAGGTCAAGTCCCGCTGGAACCTGGGCGCGCAGGCCGCCCAGCACGCGATCAAGAAGACCTGTGACGCGTACATCGTGCTGAAGGCGAACCTGACGGCAGGAAATCTGGGGCAGGTTGGCTCCCGCCGTTACCGCCGGGCGACCGAGAAGCCGATCGCCTTCCGCCCGCAGGGCGCGCAGCCATACGACGACCGCATGCTGTCCTGGCAGATCCCGGACCGGACGGTGTCGATCTGGACCGTGGCGGGCCGCCTCAGGGGCGTGGCGTTTACCGCCTCACCGGAGCAGCTGGCCACGCTGGCCCTGTACCGCAAGGGTGAGTCCGACCTGCTGGAACGGGACGGCATGTGGTTCCTGAACGCCACGTGCGAGGTCCCCGAGACGGAGTTGAACCCGACTCCGGTGGATTTCGTCGGGGTCGACCTGGGCATCGTGAACATCGCCACCACCTCGGACGGCGAAATCATGGCCGGGCGCGAGCTGAACCGCATCCGGGTCCGCGAGCGCGGCCTGCGGGCCAAGCTGCAGAAGAAGAACACCCCGTCCGCCAAACGCCGTGCCAAGAAGCGGCGGGGCAAGGAAGCCCGGCGGGCGAGGGACATCAACCACAAGATCGCGAAGCATGTGGTGGCCGAGGCAGAACGCACCGGTCGCGGGATCGCCCTTGAAGACCTGACAGGCATCCGCGAGCGGGTACGGCTTCGCAAGCCCCAACGGGCCACCCACTCCAGCTGGTCCTTTGCCCAGCTGGGAGCGTTCATCGGATACAAGGCCCGCCGGGCGGGAGTGCCGGTGGTGTACGTCGATCCGGCGTACACATCCCGCACCTGCGCCGAGTGCGGGCACCTCGACAGGGCGAACCGGGTCTCGCAGGCCTGGTTCGCGTGCCGGAACTGCGGATTCGTTGATCACGCGGACCGGAATGGCTCCCGCAATATCCGGGCCCGCGCCTGGGAGTTGTGGCGACGCGGGGTCACGTCAACGGCCCCTGCCCCATCCCGAACACCACCGAGTGGGGCTGGACGCAAACGACACATCACCGCCAGTGATGCCCGGTGTGCAAGCCCATCGCCTTAG
- the tnpA gene encoding IS200/IS605 family transposase — MRRGRSVVYSLHAHLVFTPKYRRGPFTDEILTHCEEIMRDVCADFGAELHEFNGEKDYVHLLVHYPPKIALSRLVGSLKGVSARRLRQEFPDHIRRYLWGDHLWCPSYFAASAGGAPLTVIKEYIDNQKRPG; from the coding sequence ATACGCAGGGGACGTAGCGTCGTCTATTCTCTGCACGCACACTTGGTCTTCACCCCGAAGTACCGGCGCGGTCCGTTCACCGACGAGATCCTCACGCACTGCGAGGAGATCATGCGGGACGTGTGCGCGGATTTCGGCGCTGAGCTGCACGAGTTCAACGGCGAGAAGGACTATGTGCACCTGCTGGTCCACTACCCGCCCAAGATCGCTCTGTCCCGGCTGGTCGGCTCGCTCAAAGGCGTCTCCGCGCGCCGCCTGCGCCAGGAATTCCCCGACCACATCCGCCGCTACCTGTGGGGCGACCACCTCTGGTGCCCGTCCTACTTCGCCGCCTCCGCAGGTGGCGCACCCCTCACGGTCATCAAGGAGTACATCGACAACCAGAAACGTCCCGGGTGA
- a CDS encoding AMP-binding protein, with amino-acid sequence MAHPSRSSRSTSTTRNVPGEPSAAPPPRHGGAPHRPTKDAISPRRKRPGLLARIKLKDSGASLLLCHPAQADTGAAAARALGVQVVTLGAEFEKLAADAEPLPSYVTREADDPAVVFYTSGTTGVPKGAVLSHFNLVMNATVNAFDANDIRPDDIALGALPLFHAFGQTVSMNSTWRAGAMLVLLPRFDAARAIELMVEERVNTFHGVPTMFVGLAAAASTAETLPELRVCVSGGASLPVAVLERFEEAFGAKIYEGYGLSETSPTASVNQPLFGMKAGTIGHPLWGVDVEIARAEVEGRVELLPPGELGEVVIRGHNVFSGYLGRPEATAEAVVDGWFRTGDLGTKDDEGFLRIVDRKKDVIIRGGYNVYPREVEEVLVRHPGIAQVAVIGLPDELHGVEVCAVVVRAPGTAQDAVEITDWSKKHLGRHKYPRRVEFTDALPLGPSMKVLKRELRARYRS; translated from the coding sequence GTGGCGCACCCCTCACGGTCATCAAGGAGTACATCGACAACCAGAAACGTCCCGGGTGAGCCATCAGCGGCTCCGCCGCCACGACACGGCGGCGCTCCGCACCGCCCCACCAAGGATGCGATTTCACCCAGGCGTAAACGCCCGGGGCTCCTCGCAAGAATCAAGCTGAAGGACAGCGGCGCGAGCCTGCTGCTCTGCCACCCGGCGCAGGCCGACACCGGCGCCGCCGCCGCACGGGCCCTCGGCGTCCAGGTCGTCACGCTGGGCGCCGAGTTCGAGAAGCTCGCGGCCGACGCCGAACCGCTGCCGTCGTACGTCACCCGCGAGGCGGACGACCCCGCGGTCGTCTTCTACACCAGCGGCACGACCGGTGTCCCCAAGGGCGCCGTACTCAGCCACTTCAACCTGGTGATGAACGCGACGGTCAATGCCTTCGACGCCAACGACATCCGCCCCGACGACATCGCGCTGGGCGCGCTGCCGCTGTTCCACGCCTTCGGGCAGACGGTGTCCATGAACTCGACCTGGCGGGCGGGGGCGATGCTCGTGTTGCTGCCGCGCTTCGACGCGGCGCGCGCCATCGAGTTGATGGTCGAAGAGCGTGTGAACACCTTTCACGGGGTGCCGACGATGTTCGTGGGTCTCGCGGCCGCGGCCAGCACGGCGGAGACTTTGCCCGAACTGCGCGTGTGCGTCTCCGGAGGCGCCTCGCTGCCGGTCGCCGTACTGGAACGCTTCGAGGAGGCGTTCGGGGCGAAGATCTACGAAGGGTACGGACTGTCGGAGACCTCGCCGACCGCGTCCGTGAACCAGCCCCTGTTCGGCATGAAGGCGGGCACCATCGGCCACCCGCTCTGGGGCGTGGACGTGGAGATCGCGCGCGCCGAGGTCGAGGGGCGCGTCGAGCTGCTGCCGCCGGGGGAGCTGGGCGAGGTCGTCATCCGCGGCCACAATGTCTTCTCCGGCTATCTGGGCCGGCCCGAGGCGACCGCGGAGGCCGTGGTCGACGGCTGGTTCCGCACCGGTGACCTGGGCACCAAGGACGACGAGGGCTTTCTCAGGATCGTCGACCGCAAGAAGGACGTCATCATTCGCGGCGGCTACAACGTCTACCCGCGAGAGGTCGAGGAGGTTCTGGTGCGTCACCCCGGCATCGCCCAGGTCGCGGTGATCGGCCTGCCGGACGAGCTGCACGGCGTGGAGGTGTGCGCGGTCGTCGTGCGCGCTCCGGGAACCGCGCAGGACGCGGTGGAGATCACCGACTGGTCCAAGAAACACCTGGGCCGCCACAAGTACCCGCGTCGCGTGGAGTTCACCGACGCGCTTCCGCTTGGCCCGAGCATGAAGGTCCTCAAGCGGGAGCTGCGGGCGCGCTACAGGAGCTGA
- a CDS encoding sulfite exporter TauE/SafE family protein: MNTMTLWHISVGEFAALAAAALLVGFSKTAVSGANTVSLAIFAAVLPARASTGVLLPILIVGDVLAVLTYRRHAHWPTLWRLFPAVAAGVVFGTLFLVWADDGVVRTSIGAILLLMAAVTVWRRRAAAQDDEPDSVATRTGRIKARSYGVLGGFTTMVANAGGPVMSMYLLSAGFRKLGFLGTSAFFFLIVNVSKVPFSVGLGLIDGHSLLLDAALAAFVVPGAFIGKWAVNRINQLLFERLVIAATVVGGVQLLLR; the protein is encoded by the coding sequence ATGAACACGATGACGCTCTGGCACATATCCGTAGGGGAGTTCGCCGCTCTCGCCGCCGCGGCTCTGCTCGTCGGCTTCTCGAAGACCGCTGTGAGCGGGGCCAACACGGTCAGCCTGGCGATCTTCGCCGCCGTGCTGCCCGCCCGCGCCTCGACCGGCGTCCTCCTGCCCATCCTGATCGTCGGGGACGTGCTCGCCGTGCTCACCTATCGGCGGCATGCCCACTGGCCGACGCTGTGGCGGCTGTTCCCCGCGGTCGCCGCGGGCGTCGTCTTCGGCACGCTGTTCCTGGTGTGGGCCGACGACGGGGTCGTACGGACCTCGATCGGCGCGATCCTGCTGCTGATGGCGGCGGTCACCGTGTGGCGCCGCCGGGCCGCCGCGCAGGACGACGAACCCGACTCGGTGGCGACGCGCACGGGCCGGATCAAGGCCCGTTCGTACGGGGTGCTCGGCGGCTTCACGACGATGGTCGCCAACGCGGGCGGCCCGGTGATGTCGATGTATCTCCTGTCGGCGGGCTTCAGGAAGCTGGGCTTCCTCGGCACGTCGGCCTTCTTCTTCCTGATCGTCAATGTGTCGAAGGTGCCGTTCAGCGTGGGACTCGGCCTGATCGACGGCCACTCGCTGCTGTTGGACGCGGCGTTGGCGGCTTTCGTCGTGCCGGGGGCGTTCATCGGCAAATGGGCCGTGAACCGAATCAACCAGCTGCTCTTCGAGCGGCTGGTGATCGCGGCGACGGTGGTGGGCGGGGTGCAGCTGCTGCTGCGCTGA
- a CDS encoding HAD-IIA family hydrolase — MTWSAPRVPTPLAHIGSGRVSRRRRKPARMRGAGADRYRPGMESVRAVLIDIDGVLTVSWQPLPGAVEALRQIRASGLGVALVTNTTSRTRASIAGTLGEAGFPVDAEDILTAPAVTAAYLADRHPGARCSLLNSGDIAEDLAGVTLVGESDDDRDTDTVPDVVVVGGAGPEFGYAALNRTFGHLQHGARLIAMHRNLYWRTDQGLQLDSGAFLLGLERAARTEAEITGKPAPAFFETALARLGVGPGEALMVGDDIESDVLAAQRTGITGVLVKTGKYLPESHKAASGEPDHVLDSFADLPALLNSATPQ; from the coding sequence GTGACCTGGTCAGCGCCCCGGGTACCGACACCTCTCGCGCACATCGGGTCCGGCAGGGTGAGCCGTCGGCGCAGGAAGCCTGCGCGCATGCGCGGCGCGGGTGCTGATCGGTATCGTCCGGGCATGGAGTCGGTACGCGCGGTCCTGATCGACATCGACGGTGTGCTCACGGTCTCGTGGCAGCCGCTGCCCGGCGCGGTCGAGGCGTTGCGGCAGATCCGTGCGTCAGGGCTCGGGGTCGCCCTGGTCACCAACACGACGTCCCGTACGCGCGCGTCGATCGCCGGGACCCTGGGCGAAGCCGGCTTCCCCGTGGACGCCGAGGACATCCTCACCGCCCCCGCCGTCACCGCCGCGTATCTCGCCGACCGCCATCCGGGCGCCCGGTGCTCCCTGCTGAACAGCGGTGACATCGCCGAGGACCTCGCGGGAGTCACGCTGGTCGGCGAGAGCGACGACGACCGCGACACGGACACCGTGCCGGATGTCGTCGTCGTGGGCGGCGCCGGACCCGAGTTCGGCTACGCCGCGCTCAACCGGACCTTCGGCCACCTCCAGCACGGCGCCCGGCTGATCGCCATGCACCGCAACCTGTACTGGCGCACCGATCAGGGGCTGCAGCTCGACAGCGGAGCGTTCCTGCTCGGCCTGGAGCGGGCGGCCCGCACCGAGGCGGAGATCACCGGCAAGCCGGCGCCCGCGTTCTTCGAGACGGCGCTGGCGCGTCTCGGGGTCGGTCCCGGTGAGGCGCTGATGGTCGGCGACGACATCGAGTCGGACGTGCTCGCGGCGCAACGCACGGGAATCACGGGTGTCCTCGTCAAGACCGGCAAGTACCTGCCCGAGAGCCATAAGGCGGCGAGCGGCGAACCCGACCACGTCCTGGACTCCTTCGCGGATCTCCCCGCCCTGCTGAACTCCGCCACGCCCCAGTAG
- a CDS encoding cobalt-precorrin-6A reductase, translated as MAPHVLVLGGTTEARELAAELATRPGVRVTTSLAGRVSRPGALAGDVRIGGFGGAEGLAEWLREHGVDAVVDATHPFASAITANAARAAAATGVPAVVLRRPGWRPGPGDRWHSAASLAEAAALLPALGRRVFLTTGRLGLAAFTDLAELHFLVRSVDAPEPPLPPDAEVLLARGPFTLDGEKTLLREHHIDVLVTKDSGGAATAAKLTAARDLGLPVVVVRRPDLPDGVTAVPDVTTALTRLDLSLR; from the coding sequence ATGGCCCCCCACGTCCTGGTCCTCGGCGGCACCACCGAGGCACGCGAACTCGCCGCCGAGCTGGCGACGCGTCCCGGTGTCCGGGTGACGACTTCCCTGGCGGGGCGCGTGTCGCGGCCGGGGGCGCTTGCGGGGGACGTACGGATCGGGGGATTCGGCGGAGCGGAGGGGCTCGCGGAGTGGCTGCGCGAGCACGGCGTGGACGCCGTGGTGGACGCGACGCACCCGTTCGCCTCCGCCATCACGGCGAACGCCGCGCGGGCCGCGGCGGCGACCGGAGTCCCGGCCGTGGTGCTGCGCCGTCCTGGCTGGCGCCCCGGCCCCGGCGACCGGTGGCACTCGGCAGCATCCCTCGCCGAAGCCGCCGCGCTGCTCCCGGCGTTGGGCCGCCGCGTCTTCCTCACCACGGGCCGCCTGGGCCTCGCGGCCTTCACGGACCTCGCCGAACTCCACTTCCTCGTACGCTCGGTGGACGCGCCGGAGCCCCCGCTGCCCCCCGACGCCGAAGTACTCCTGGCACGCGGCCCGTTCACGCTGGACGGCGAGAAAACCCTGCTGCGCGAGCACCACATCGACGTCCTGGTGACCAAGGACAGCGGCGGAGCCGCAACAGCGGCCAAACTCACGGCCGCCCGTGACCTCGGGCTTCCCGTGGTCGTCGTGCGCCGCCCCGACCTCCCCGACGGCGTGACCGCAGTACCGGACGTGACGACGGCCCTGACCCGGCTGGACCTCAGCCTCCGGTGA
- the cobF gene encoding precorrin-6A synthase (deacetylating) — MRKIHVIGIGAGDPDQLTLQAVKALRSTDVFFILDKGEVKSDLVQLRRDILDAHIPQGAYRLVEARDPDRDRSAGGAAYSPAVGDWRSARAAIYERLIAEELGEDESGAFLVWGDPALYDSTLGILEEILDRGAVAFTYDVVPGISSVSALVARHRTGLNRVARPVQITTGRRLAEGFPEGVDDVVVMLDAHQTFRQYAGEDIDIYWGAYIGTPDEILASGPLAEAAPRIERLRAEARERKGWIMDTYLLRRHPRG; from the coding sequence GTGCGAAAGATTCATGTCATCGGGATTGGGGCGGGCGACCCCGACCAGCTCACGCTGCAGGCGGTCAAGGCGCTGAGGAGCACCGACGTGTTCTTCATCCTGGACAAGGGCGAGGTGAAGTCGGACCTCGTCCAGCTGCGCCGTGACATCCTCGACGCGCACATACCGCAGGGGGCGTATCGACTGGTCGAGGCCCGCGACCCGGACCGCGACCGGTCCGCGGGGGGCGCGGCGTACTCGCCGGCCGTCGGGGACTGGCGCAGTGCCCGCGCGGCCATCTACGAGCGGCTGATCGCCGAGGAGCTGGGCGAGGACGAGAGCGGCGCGTTCCTGGTGTGGGGCGACCCCGCGCTGTACGACAGCACGCTCGGCATCCTGGAGGAGATCCTGGACCGGGGCGCGGTGGCGTTCACGTACGACGTCGTGCCCGGCATCAGCAGCGTCTCCGCGCTCGTCGCCCGTCACCGCACGGGGCTGAACCGGGTCGCGCGGCCCGTCCAGATCACCACGGGCCGCCGCCTCGCGGAAGGCTTCCCCGAGGGTGTCGACGACGTGGTCGTCATGCTCGACGCCCACCAGACGTTCCGGCAGTACGCCGGCGAGGACATCGACATCTACTGGGGCGCCTACATAGGCACGCCCGACGAGATCCTCGCCTCCGGTCCCCTAGCCGAGGCGGCTCCCCGTATCGAGCGTCTGCGGGCCGAGGCCCGGGAGCGCAAGGGATGGATCATGGACACGTATCTGCTGCGCAGGCATCCGCGCGGGTAG
- a CDS encoding DUF309 domain-containing protein: MSGTSEARQGGGRDRDTAGRARNARPRDGLGRPLPYGADGVERQPEGVVRGPEESVAEAQALLEAGKPFHAHEVFEDAWKSGPEDERALWRGLAQLAVGLTHAARGNTTGGARLLRRGAGAAEEWASETGRGRPYGMDLAELSAWARELAGVVEREGKAISAEAWAPRLRGRGD, from the coding sequence ATGAGTGGGACATCTGAGGCTCGGCAGGGCGGCGGGCGTGATCGGGACACGGCGGGGCGGGCGCGGAACGCCCGGCCGCGCGACGGGCTGGGGCGACCCCTGCCGTACGGCGCGGACGGTGTGGAACGGCAGCCGGAAGGCGTCGTACGCGGCCCCGAGGAGAGTGTCGCCGAGGCGCAGGCGCTGCTGGAGGCGGGGAAGCCGTTTCACGCGCACGAGGTCTTCGAGGACGCCTGGAAGTCCGGGCCCGAGGACGAGCGCGCGCTCTGGCGTGGTCTGGCCCAGCTCGCGGTGGGCCTCACGCATGCGGCCCGGGGGAACACGACGGGCGGCGCCCGGCTGCTGCGGCGCGGCGCCGGCGCGGCCGAGGAGTGGGCGTCGGAGACCGGCCGGGGGCGGCCGTACGGAATGGACCTCGCGGAACTGAGCGCCTGGGCGCGGGAATTGGCGGGGGTCGTGGAGCGGGAGGGCAAGGCGATCAGCGCGGAGGCGTGGGCACCACGGTTGCGCGGGCGAGGGGACTGA
- a CDS encoding LacI family DNA-binding transcriptional regulator: protein MTERSNGYRPTLEDVARRSGVSKSTVSRVINGEPRVRAAVADRIRQAVDELGYVPNQAARSLVTRRNNAVAVVVTEPQNRLFVDPYFDCHLRGIRQELVQQGAQPVLLFIEEPDDYPRVGNFLGGGHVDGALLFSLRTDDPLPAMVEHMGLPAIFGGRPVVGSGHRSNGYTYVDADNRGGAREAVRHLESLGRLRIGTITGPLNQASAIDRLDGYRDVLLDTPPHLIAEGDFTLQGGAAAMAELLEGCPDLDAVFVASDLMASGALRVLRERGRSVPEDVAVVGFDDLAPIAEATEPPLTTVHQDIEDMGRLMARLLFKRTADELAPRDGRHPLSSVVTPTRLVVRKSA, encoded by the coding sequence TTGACGGAACGGTCGAACGGATATCGCCCCACACTCGAGGACGTGGCACGCCGGTCAGGGGTGTCGAAGTCCACGGTGTCGCGTGTGATCAACGGCGAGCCGAGGGTGCGAGCGGCGGTCGCCGACCGCATCCGACAGGCTGTGGACGAACTCGGCTACGTACCGAACCAAGCCGCCCGAAGCCTGGTCACCCGCCGCAACAACGCCGTCGCCGTGGTGGTCACCGAACCGCAGAACCGGCTCTTCGTGGACCCTTATTTCGACTGCCATCTGCGTGGCATCCGGCAGGAGCTTGTCCAACAAGGAGCGCAGCCGGTGCTGCTGTTCATCGAGGAGCCGGACGACTATCCGCGCGTCGGTAACTTCCTGGGCGGCGGCCACGTCGATGGCGCGCTGTTGTTCTCCCTGCGCACCGACGACCCGTTGCCTGCCATGGTCGAGCACATGGGCCTGCCCGCCATCTTCGGCGGTCGCCCGGTCGTCGGCTCCGGCCACCGCAGTAACGGCTACACGTACGTCGACGCCGACAACCGCGGCGGAGCCAGGGAAGCCGTTCGGCATCTCGAATCACTGGGACGTCTACGCATCGGGACCATCACCGGGCCGCTCAACCAGGCTTCCGCGATCGACCGCCTCGACGGCTACCGAGACGTGCTCCTGGACACCCCACCCCATCTGATCGCCGAGGGCGACTTCACGCTGCAGGGCGGCGCCGCCGCCATGGCCGAGCTCCTCGAGGGGTGTCCCGATCTGGACGCGGTTTTCGTCGCCTCGGACCTGATGGCATCCGGTGCCTTGCGCGTACTGCGGGAACGCGGGCGCAGCGTACCCGAGGATGTGGCGGTTGTCGGCTTCGACGACTTGGCGCCCATCGCTGAGGCGACGGAGCCACCGTTGACCACTGTGCACCAGGACATCGAGGACATGGGACGCCTGATGGCCCGGCTGCTGTTCAAGCGCACAGCGGACGAGCTCGCGCCGCGAGACGGCAGACATCCGCTGTCCTCTGTGGTCACCCCGACACGTTTGGTCGTGCGGAAGTCCGCTTGA
- a CDS encoding YceI family protein gives MTLTDGTYRLGPSTGRLLIKTGRAGLGRRAGHDLTIEATRWSGEAVVAVGDPGRSSVSVTVETDSLQVREGTGGLKPLSDTDRAEIKRTLAGEALLHIAQHPTIAFRSTLVAGTLQSFEITGDLTIKGRTHPVTVRGKGNGDGLLRGSAIVRQSTWGIKPYTAFLGALRLADDVRVEFDVARLEPADNPG, from the coding sequence GTGACGCTGACAGACGGAACGTATCGGCTGGGACCGTCGACCGGCCGCCTCTTGATCAAGACCGGGCGTGCAGGGCTGGGCCGCAGGGCTGGACACGACCTCACGATCGAGGCCACCCGATGGTCCGGCGAGGCGGTGGTAGCCGTCGGCGACCCTGGCAGATCGTCGGTGAGCGTGACGGTCGAGACGGACTCGCTTCAGGTTCGAGAGGGAACAGGCGGGCTGAAGCCCCTCAGCGACACCGACCGGGCCGAGATCAAACGGACCCTGGCAGGCGAGGCCCTGCTGCATATCGCACAGCACCCCACGATCGCCTTCCGCTCCACCCTGGTCGCAGGAACACTGCAGTCCTTCGAGATCACCGGGGACCTCACCATCAAGGGCCGAACCCACCCTGTGACGGTGCGGGGGAAGGGCAACGGCGACGGGCTTCTGCGCGGTTCGGCGATCGTCAGGCAATCCACCTGGGGAATCAAGCCCTACACCGCGTTCCTCGGCGCACTGCGGCTGGCCGATGACGTCCGTGTGGAGTTCGACGTAGCCCGGCTGGAGCCGGCAGACAACCCCGGATAG